A part of Streptantibioticus cattleyicolor NRRL 8057 = DSM 46488 genomic DNA contains:
- a CDS encoding helix-turn-helix transcriptional regulator, protein MRNSVRELRSARGLSQGQLGTALGVSRQTINAIETERYTPSLPLALSMAKFFQVSVEEMFHVDESPADAP, encoded by the coding sequence GTGCGGAACAGCGTCAGGGAACTGCGGTCGGCGCGGGGGCTCTCGCAGGGCCAGTTGGGAACGGCACTCGGGGTCTCACGGCAGACGATCAACGCCATCGAGACCGAGCGGTACACGCCCTCCCTGCCGCTCGCCCTGTCCATGGCCAAGTTCTTCCAGGTCAGCGTTGAGGAGATGTTCCATGTCGACGAGAGCCCGGCAGACGCCCCGTGA
- a CDS encoding TetR/AcrR family transcriptional regulator, producing MSDPARSAPEQRPAATGKGARRRAELLDAAERILHESGYPELTMRAVAALARTRLGHLQYYFPTRSALVAAVLRRTLDRSLDRLTPLLDGGAAGTPPDPEGVVRRLLTEHDDPRLVRVYAELWALAGRDETVAEVVRAFYRDYRDQVAAFVRARDPGLPEATCQARAEVFTMLLEGASLFRSGITAHRAERTDAQLTAVAAALLDGGTRITTGGSGAPAHQGGDR from the coding sequence GTGAGCGACCCGGCACGTTCCGCCCCGGAGCAACGCCCCGCGGCGACCGGCAAGGGCGCCCGGCGGCGCGCCGAACTGCTGGACGCCGCCGAGCGGATCCTGCACGAGTCCGGCTACCCCGAGCTGACCATGCGTGCCGTCGCCGCCCTGGCGCGGACCCGTCTCGGGCACCTCCAGTACTACTTCCCGACCCGCTCCGCCCTCGTCGCGGCCGTGCTGCGGCGCACCCTCGACCGTTCCCTGGACAGGCTCACCCCGCTGCTCGACGGCGGCGCCGCGGGCACCCCGCCGGATCCGGAAGGCGTCGTGCGCCGGCTGCTGACGGAACACGACGACCCCCGGCTCGTCCGCGTCTACGCCGAGTTGTGGGCGCTGGCCGGGCGGGACGAGACCGTGGCCGAGGTGGTGCGCGCCTTCTACCGCGACTACCGGGACCAGGTCGCCGCGTTCGTCCGGGCCCGCGACCCCGGCCTGCCCGAGGCGACCTGCCAGGCGCGTGCCGAGGTGTTCACCATGCTCCTGGAGGGCGCCTCCCTGTTCCGTTCCGGGATCACCGCCCACCGTGCCGAGCGCACCGACGCCCAACTCACCGCGGTCGCCGCCGCGTTGCTCGACGGCGGGACGAGGATTACCACCGGGGGTTCCGGGGCACCCGCGCATCAGGGTGGTGACCGGTAG
- a CDS encoding helix-turn-helix transcriptional regulator: MRSSIRTTPSETEPGARIPVAIHAPDPISRAGALSHLRRHPALDLVDETETPAGAVAVLITETPDEAALTRLRTLVHTDKARPVLVAGVIRDAELIQVIECGVGVVVWRHEATAQRLVQAVLAAFRGDGDLPADLLGRLIDRVGALQRNASGHPGQPSSGLAPREADVLRLVAEGLDTGEIARKLAYSERTVKNVIHGLTTRLHLRNRAHAVAYALREGYI; this comes from the coding sequence TTGCGTAGTTCAATCCGGACCACACCCAGCGAGACGGAGCCCGGAGCGCGGATCCCGGTGGCGATACACGCACCGGACCCGATCTCCCGGGCAGGAGCCCTCAGCCACCTGCGCCGGCACCCGGCGCTCGACCTGGTGGATGAGACGGAGACACCGGCGGGCGCGGTTGCGGTGCTCATCACCGAAACTCCCGACGAGGCCGCCCTGACCCGGCTGCGCACCCTGGTGCACACCGACAAGGCCCGGCCGGTACTCGTGGCGGGCGTGATCCGCGACGCCGAACTGATCCAGGTGATCGAGTGCGGCGTCGGCGTCGTCGTCTGGCGCCATGAGGCCACCGCCCAACGCCTCGTCCAAGCGGTCCTGGCCGCCTTCCGGGGCGACGGCGACCTCCCCGCCGACCTGCTCGGCCGCCTCATCGACCGGGTCGGTGCCCTCCAGCGCAACGCGTCCGGCCATCCGGGTCAGCCCTCCTCCGGTCTGGCGCCGCGCGAGGCCGACGTGCTCAGGCTGGTCGCCGAGGGGCTCGACACGGGCGAGATCGCGCGCAAGCTGGCCTACTCCGAACGCACGGTCAAGAACGTCATCCACGGGCTCACCACCCGGCTGCACCTGCGTAACCGGGCGCACGCCGTCGCTTATGCCCTTCGGGAAGGTTACATCTGA
- a CDS encoding cytochrome P450: MERLPFPPADDVLAIAPRYRELQDDEPVAPVHTAVGDPAWLVTRHADVTALFGDERLGRSHPEPERAARVSASVLLGGPVGDHDTERARHRRMRALLTPAFSARRMRALQPRIAHLVDRLLDELPAPPADWHDVFSVPLPVMVICELLGVPYADHPRFRRWATELTSLTDPDLAGAARDQLVGYVRDLIPDKRRTPGEDVISDLVAAQREAALTDDDIADLSAMLLFAGHETTVTRIDLGILLLLDHPEALAALRADPALADGAVEEILRLSALTTTGGLPRYAHDDIAVGGTTLPAGSAVLLATHAANRDHRVFPDPDAFDITRRPNPHLSFGHGFHYCVGASLARIELREVFSRVPARLPGLRLAVPRDAVRLRHDRLTGGLAALPVTW, translated from the coding sequence GTGGAACGACTGCCTTTTCCGCCCGCCGACGACGTACTCGCCATCGCGCCGCGCTACCGCGAACTCCAGGACGACGAGCCGGTCGCCCCGGTGCACACCGCGGTGGGCGACCCGGCCTGGCTGGTCACCCGGCACGCGGACGTGACCGCCCTGTTCGGCGACGAACGGCTGGGCCGGTCCCACCCCGAACCGGAGCGCGCCGCACGCGTGTCGGCGTCCGTGCTGCTCGGCGGCCCGGTCGGCGACCACGACACCGAACGGGCCCGCCACCGCCGGATGCGCGCGCTGCTCACCCCGGCCTTCTCCGCCCGCCGGATGCGCGCGCTCCAGCCCCGGATCGCCCACCTCGTCGACCGCCTCCTCGACGAGCTGCCCGCGCCGCCCGCCGACTGGCACGACGTCTTCTCCGTACCGCTGCCGGTGATGGTCATCTGCGAACTGCTCGGCGTCCCCTACGCGGACCATCCGCGCTTCCGCCGCTGGGCCACCGAACTGACCTCACTCACCGACCCCGACCTGGCCGGCGCGGCCCGTGACCAACTCGTCGGCTACGTACGCGACCTGATCCCGGACAAGCGCCGCACCCCCGGCGAGGACGTGATCTCCGACCTCGTCGCCGCGCAGCGCGAAGCCGCCCTCACCGACGACGACATCGCGGACCTGTCGGCGATGCTGCTCTTCGCCGGCCACGAGACCACCGTGACCCGCATCGACCTCGGGATCCTGCTGCTCCTGGACCACCCCGAGGCGTTGGCCGCGCTCCGTGCCGACCCCGCACTCGCCGACGGCGCCGTCGAGGAGATCCTGCGCCTGTCCGCGCTCACCACCACCGGCGGGCTGCCGCGTTACGCCCACGACGACATCGCCGTCGGCGGCACGACACTGCCCGCCGGGAGCGCCGTGCTCCTCGCCACCCACGCCGCCAACCGCGACCACCGGGTCTTCCCCGACCCGGACGCGTTCGACATCACCCGCCGCCCCAACCCGCACCTGTCCTTCGGGCACGGCTTCCACTACTGCGTCGGCGCCAGTCTCGCCCGGATCGAACTGCGTGAAGTCTTCTCCCGCGTCCCCGCCCGGCTGCCCGGCCTGCGCCTGGCCGTTCCCCGCGACGCCGTCCGGCTGCGCCACGACCGCCTCACCGGCGGCCTCGCCGCACTGCCCGTCACCTGGTGA
- a CDS encoding TetR/AcrR family transcriptional regulator encodes MTRTEERPGGRRLLPRDERRAQLIRAAATAFARQGFAATGLEDVAREAGVTRAIIYRHFASKTVLYQAVLDDTQERLRARLGPPDRYDEGTVRALVEAACDDPDGFRMLFRHAQREPEFAAHAEERSRAAARTAERHLRDVLPDPGHRRWVAGLIPALTIELVLSWLDAGRPVGEDDLVRTIRATSRALARRG; translated from the coding sequence ATGACGCGCACCGAGGAGAGACCGGGAGGCAGGCGGCTGCTGCCGCGGGACGAGCGGCGCGCGCAGCTCATCCGCGCCGCCGCCACCGCCTTCGCCCGCCAGGGCTTCGCCGCCACCGGCCTGGAGGACGTCGCCCGCGAGGCCGGCGTGACCCGGGCGATCATCTACCGGCACTTCGCCTCGAAGACCGTGCTCTACCAAGCCGTGCTCGACGACACCCAGGAGCGGCTGCGGGCCCGCCTCGGGCCACCCGACCGGTACGACGAGGGCACCGTGCGGGCGCTGGTGGAGGCGGCCTGCGACGACCCCGACGGGTTCCGCATGCTGTTCCGGCACGCCCAGCGCGAGCCGGAGTTCGCCGCGCACGCCGAGGAACGCAGCCGCGCAGCCGCCCGCACCGCCGAACGCCACCTCCGCGATGTCCTCCCCGACCCCGGCCACCGCCGCTGGGTGGCCGGACTGATCCCCGCGCTCACCATCGAGCTGGTGCTCTCCTGGCTCGACGCCGGCCGGCCCGTCGGCGAGGACGACCTGGTGCGGACCATCCGCGCCACCTCCCGCGCCCTCGCCCGCCGGGGGTGA
- a CDS encoding saccharopine dehydrogenase family protein, protein MRDELTFDADGPVLLVGGYGTVGAELARMAAPVWPLVLAGRNVRRGAGLAEETGAELRRWDLADPAPFRARVAAVATVVNDPDDRVLRAAIAGRVPYVDVTRWTARVQRAATVAALAAPESPVLFSSAWMGGVTSLVAAHLAGRLGGADRIDVAIRWDVKDRAGADSVEFMDRLGLDYEVVRGGRRHTVMPLGDVRRVRVGDSLTRVAGIDTPEQFTLPLTLAATTVTTRIGFSSPASTAALLAVGRLGFFRWGRGERFAAARRGLLYAPGDGGTAQLRVDVHHGHDTLTAMVTDPAGQAHLTAVGALSALRRVRGEDGAAAPRGVVFPEQLPHPGSVPGALAAHGVRLTVESTATGSGAAA, encoded by the coding sequence ATGCGTGATGAACTCACCTTCGACGCCGACGGCCCGGTGCTGCTCGTCGGCGGATACGGCACGGTCGGCGCGGAGTTGGCGCGGATGGCGGCGCCGGTGTGGCCGCTGGTGCTGGCCGGGCGGAACGTGCGGCGGGGAGCGGGGCTGGCGGAGGAGACCGGGGCGGAGTTGCGCCGCTGGGACCTGGCGGATCCGGCGCCGTTCCGGGCCCGGGTCGCCGCGGTGGCCACCGTGGTCAACGACCCCGACGACCGGGTGCTGCGGGCCGCGATCGCCGGCCGGGTGCCGTACGTGGACGTGACCCGGTGGACGGCTCGGGTGCAGCGCGCGGCGACGGTCGCCGCCCTGGCGGCGCCGGAATCGCCGGTGCTGTTCTCCTCCGCGTGGATGGGCGGGGTGACCAGCCTGGTCGCGGCCCATCTGGCCGGGCGGCTCGGTGGCGCGGACCGGATCGACGTGGCGATCCGCTGGGACGTGAAGGACCGCGCGGGCGCCGACTCGGTGGAGTTCATGGACCGCCTCGGCCTCGACTACGAGGTGGTACGGGGCGGGCGGCGACACACCGTCATGCCGCTCGGTGACGTCCGCCGGGTACGCGTCGGCGACTCGCTCACCCGGGTCGCCGGGATCGACACGCCCGAGCAGTTCACCCTCCCCCTCACCCTGGCCGCCACCACCGTCACCACCCGGATCGGCTTCAGCTCGCCCGCCTCCACGGCGGCCCTGCTGGCCGTCGGACGCCTCGGGTTCTTCCGCTGGGGTCGCGGTGAGCGCTTCGCCGCCGCCCGTCGCGGACTGCTGTACGCGCCCGGCGACGGCGGCACCGCCCAGCTGCGCGTCGACGTCCACCACGGCCACGACACGCTCACCGCCATGGTCACCGACCCGGCGGGCCAGGCCCATCTGACCGCCGTCGGTGCCCTGTCGGCGCTGCGCCGGGTCCGTGGCGAGGACGGCGCCGCCGCGCCCCGGGGCGTCGTCTTCCCGGAACAGCTTCCCCACCCCGGCTCCGTACCCGGGGCCCTCGCCGCGCACGGCGTCCGGCTCACCGTCGAGTCGACCGCCACCGGCAGCGGGGCGGCGGCGTGA
- a CDS encoding DUF6213 family protein gives MGAQGQIPMAWHDGQLHMPAADVARLLRSIAALWSEWTAAGEPELDRQTADTLAGTLTDVADQLDLACIAEVTDARLGPGAQGGAGADPGTG, from the coding sequence ATGGGTGCGCAGGGGCAGATACCGATGGCCTGGCACGACGGGCAGCTCCACATGCCCGCGGCCGATGTCGCCCGGCTGTTGCGCAGCATCGCCGCGCTGTGGAGCGAGTGGACGGCGGCCGGGGAGCCGGAGTTGGACCGGCAGACCGCGGACACGCTGGCGGGCACCCTGACCGATGTCGCCGACCAGCTCGACCTGGCCTGCATCGCCGAGGTGACCGACGCCCGCCTCGGCCCCGGGGCGCAGGGCGGCGCGGGGGCGGACCCGGGGACGGGCTGA
- a CDS encoding MerR family transcriptional regulator, whose product MRIGELARATGTTTRALRYYEEHGLLRPGRSANGYRDYPADAVRVVANIRTLLAAGLTTDDLALIDGCLRDELVGGHVCDDPAPKREVFEQRLALVQQRIDDLTRVRDQLRDRLAGLCPEAAASAA is encoded by the coding sequence ATGCGCATCGGTGAACTCGCCCGCGCGACCGGCACCACCACCCGGGCACTGCGCTACTACGAGGAGCACGGGCTGCTGCGCCCGGGGCGTTCCGCGAACGGGTACCGCGACTACCCGGCGGACGCCGTGCGGGTGGTGGCCAACATCCGGACGCTGCTCGCCGCCGGGCTCACCACGGACGACCTCGCGCTGATCGACGGCTGCCTGCGGGACGAACTCGTCGGCGGCCACGTGTGCGACGACCCCGCCCCGAAGAGGGAGGTGTTCGAACAGCGCCTCGCCCTCGTCCAGCAGCGCATCGACGACCTCACCCGGGTCCGCGACCAACTCCGGGACCGCCTCGCCGGGTTGTGCCCGGAGGCCGCCGCGTCCGCGGCGTGA
- a CDS encoding MarR family winged helix-turn-helix transcriptional regulator: MHGDPQALGRAVKQAQYRQHRALDSALAAVGTTLAQWDALRAISRSPGASARELAAATFQSEQAFGTLVGRLAAQDLVDRRPGRGRRIEHHLTPAGERILAAGHRVADQVLTTCFAALTDADRATLLELLRRVNGEG, from the coding sequence ATGCATGGTGATCCGCAGGCCCTCGGCAGGGCGGTCAAACAGGCCCAGTACCGGCAGCACCGGGCGCTGGACAGCGCGCTCGCGGCCGTCGGCACGACGCTGGCGCAATGGGACGCGCTCCGCGCGATCAGCCGTTCCCCCGGAGCGTCGGCCCGCGAACTGGCCGCGGCGACGTTCCAGAGCGAGCAGGCGTTCGGCACGCTCGTCGGCCGCCTCGCCGCGCAGGACCTGGTCGACCGGCGGCCTGGCCGCGGCCGGCGCATCGAACACCACCTCACCCCGGCCGGCGAGCGGATCCTGGCGGCCGGGCACCGCGTCGCCGACCAGGTCCTCACCACCTGCTTCGCCGCCCTGACCGACGCCGACCGCGCGACCCTGCTGGAACTGCTCCGGCGCGTCAACGGAGAAGGCTGA
- a CDS encoding ATP-binding protein: MSGPLPLRERGETLASVATEAARARAGSGRLVLIRGATGTGRTALLEAVAEHAAAGGMRVLRARCSPEDTAVPFAAVHQLLAHGPEPADPEPPPPGLGGEPSPAGDGYDRDRAAWLWHRLRARAAGGPLLAAVDDVHLADPASRRWLTEAARRIDHAPVLLVVTERSQYDIDPPAPGLAHALSPALVRTHTLAPLGADAAAELVRAAVPGGDPGTDWVDDCVRAAASTPLLLRALLDDLRTGTGQNAGPAPVPESCAALYPGSYPATVSWWLESAGPATAEVARVLATLGCGGPGDACHGEGDAELLAEVTGADPARVRGWLTAMTRLGLLAVDAHGRVRYAHPLLRDAVLCGWPASRRRAAHRTVAEALLRRGECAGAVAGQLLPAFPVGAPWAVEVLLDAAAGAVRDGRADDALAFLRRALDEPLAPARRAAVLTELGSLEFAAARPSAGIPRLVEAVRVPGAARDRVRAAVALGTAMAERGEVRAALDVLRDLGPQLAGHPDLARAVHLASALLSDQDQGARREVYEWLRETAERTPGALGPAGQALLVRYESTAGLTSARRAMERVRGLLEEPADSLGEPFLLGTAAAVAQWADELDEAERLVRRGLAGQRASLLHPMQAAMVNTRADIAAARGDYAAVLALPEARPCPENPPKAARRLNVQAHAVIALVETGRIGEAERLAAGFDPRSVNDGWERNRFLYARGVLRAATGDPAGALDDFTECGRRQSARDVISPVVTPWRSAAAGCRLALGRPRDALVLAEEELRLAEVWGTPRLVGRALRALAEATGGRRGVELAAESVRLLRDTPVATELVPALIAYGRQLTASGERARAREPLREAAERAERLGAVRLRAVAEEALREGGVRRAATARTGSAALTGSERRIAALAADGRTNDEIAALLHVARRTVETHLTSAYRKLGIRRRTALAAALAHRPAEAAVPGDALESARPGADPCPLRRAAQHPAGSRRPSVRDGGG; encoded by the coding sequence ATGTCCGGCCCGCTGCCGCTGCGGGAACGCGGCGAGACCCTGGCCTCGGTGGCCACCGAGGCCGCCCGCGCCCGCGCCGGATCGGGCCGCCTGGTGCTGATCCGCGGCGCCACCGGAACCGGCCGCACCGCGCTGCTGGAAGCCGTGGCCGAACACGCGGCGGCCGGCGGCATGCGGGTGTTGCGGGCCCGCTGTTCGCCGGAGGACACCGCGGTGCCCTTCGCCGCCGTGCACCAACTCCTCGCCCACGGGCCGGAGCCGGCGGATCCGGAGCCGCCGCCTCCGGGGCTCGGCGGTGAGCCGTCACCGGCCGGCGACGGGTACGACCGGGACCGGGCCGCGTGGCTGTGGCACCGGTTGCGGGCCCGCGCGGCCGGCGGACCGCTGCTGGCCGCGGTGGACGACGTCCACCTCGCCGACCCCGCGTCGCGCCGCTGGCTCACCGAGGCGGCCCGGCGGATCGACCACGCGCCGGTGCTGCTGGTGGTGACCGAACGCAGCCAGTACGACATCGATCCCCCGGCGCCCGGGCTGGCGCACGCGCTCTCCCCCGCGCTGGTGCGTACCCACACGCTCGCCCCGCTCGGCGCGGACGCCGCCGCGGAGTTGGTGCGCGCCGCCGTTCCGGGCGGCGACCCCGGGACGGACTGGGTGGACGACTGCGTACGGGCCGCCGCGAGCACCCCGTTGCTGCTGCGGGCGCTCCTGGACGACCTGCGCACCGGCACCGGGCAGAACGCGGGCCCCGCTCCCGTCCCGGAGTCCTGCGCCGCCCTGTACCCGGGCAGCTATCCGGCCACCGTGTCGTGGTGGCTGGAGAGCGCCGGGCCGGCCACCGCGGAGGTGGCCCGGGTGCTCGCCACGCTCGGCTGCGGCGGGCCGGGCGACGCGTGCCACGGCGAGGGCGACGCGGAGTTGCTCGCCGAGGTGACCGGCGCCGATCCGGCCCGGGTACGCGGCTGGCTCACCGCGATGACCCGCCTCGGCCTGCTGGCCGTCGACGCGCACGGCCGGGTGCGGTACGCCCATCCGCTGCTGCGTGACGCGGTGTTGTGCGGCTGGCCCGCGTCACGCCGGCGGGCGGCGCACCGTACGGTCGCCGAGGCGTTGCTGCGGCGCGGGGAGTGCGCCGGGGCGGTGGCCGGGCAGTTGCTGCCGGCCTTCCCGGTGGGCGCGCCGTGGGCGGTGGAGGTGCTGCTGGACGCCGCCGCGGGCGCGGTACGGGACGGCCGCGCCGATGACGCCCTGGCGTTCCTGCGCCGGGCGCTGGACGAGCCGTTGGCGCCCGCGCGGCGGGCCGCGGTGCTGACCGAGCTGGGTTCGCTGGAGTTCGCCGCGGCCCGCCCGTCGGCCGGGATACCACGGCTGGTGGAGGCGGTACGGGTGCCGGGGGCGGCCCGGGACCGGGTGCGGGCGGCGGTGGCGCTGGGCACCGCGATGGCCGAGCGCGGTGAGGTGCGCGCCGCCCTCGACGTGCTGCGCGACCTGGGTCCCCAGCTCGCCGGCCACCCCGATCTGGCCCGCGCCGTCCACCTCGCCTCGGCGCTGCTGTCGGACCAGGACCAGGGGGCGCGGCGGGAGGTGTACGAGTGGTTGCGGGAGACCGCGGAGCGGACGCCGGGCGCGCTCGGCCCGGCCGGGCAGGCGCTGTTGGTGCGGTACGAGTCGACGGCCGGGCTGACGTCGGCGCGGCGGGCGATGGAACGGGTGCGGGGGCTGCTGGAGGAGCCCGCCGACTCCCTTGGCGAACCGTTCCTGCTGGGCACCGCCGCCGCGGTCGCCCAGTGGGCCGACGAACTCGACGAGGCCGAACGCCTGGTCCGGCGCGGACTGGCCGGGCAGCGCGCCTCGTTGCTCCACCCGATGCAGGCGGCGATGGTCAACACCCGGGCGGACATCGCCGCGGCCCGCGGGGACTACGCCGCCGTGCTGGCGCTGCCCGAGGCCCGGCCGTGCCCCGAGAACCCCCCGAAGGCCGCCCGCCGGCTCAACGTCCAGGCGCACGCGGTGATCGCGCTGGTGGAGACGGGCCGGATCGGGGAGGCCGAGCGCCTCGCGGCCGGCTTCGATCCGCGCAGCGTCAACGACGGGTGGGAACGCAACCGGTTCCTGTACGCGCGGGGGGTGTTGCGCGCCGCCACCGGTGATCCGGCGGGCGCGCTGGACGACTTCACCGAGTGCGGGCGCCGTCAGTCGGCGCGGGACGTGATCAGTCCGGTGGTCACCCCGTGGCGTTCGGCGGCGGCCGGCTGCCGGCTGGCGCTGGGCCGCCCCCGGGACGCCCTGGTGCTGGCCGAGGAGGAGCTGCGGCTGGCCGAGGTGTGGGGTACGCCGCGGCTGGTGGGGCGGGCGCTGCGGGCGCTGGCCGAGGCGACCGGTGGCCGGCGCGGGGTGGAACTGGCCGCGGAGTCCGTCCGGTTGCTGCGGGACACCCCGGTGGCCACCGAACTCGTCCCGGCGCTGATCGCCTACGGCCGGCAGCTGACCGCGTCCGGGGAACGCGCCCGGGCCCGCGAGCCGTTGCGCGAGGCCGCCGAACGGGCCGAACGGCTGGGCGCGGTCCGGCTGCGCGCGGTGGCCGAGGAGGCGCTGCGCGAGGGCGGCGTCCGGCGGGCGGCGACCGCCCGTACCGGCTCCGCGGCGCTGACCGGCAGCGAGCGCCGGATCGCCGCCCTCGCCGCCGACGGCCGCACCAACGACGAGATCGCCGCCCTGCTGCACGTCGCCCGGCGCACCGTGGAGACCCATCTGACCAGCGCCTACCGGAAGCTGGGGATACGCCGCCGGACGGCGCTGGCCGCCGCCCTCGCCCACCGTCCGGCCGAGGCCGCCGTACCCGGCGACGCCCTGGAGTCCGCCCGTCCCGGCGCCGACCCCTGCCCGCTGCGCCGCGCCGCGCAGCACCCGGCCGGGAGCCGCCGGCCGTCGGTGCGGGACGGCGGCGGCTGA
- a CDS encoding cobalamin B12-binding domain-containing protein codes for MNVLSPVVSGRYIVSSVSSDAHMWNLVFLQLLLEERGGEVVNLGACVPDDVILEECRRVRPDVLVISTVNGHGHLDGLRLIRRLRQDPELGELRVVIGGKLGIRGAENAGFSGELIEGGFDGVFEADAGLQAFEDFLAVSGEPARPALVGSQAGEV; via the coding sequence GTGAACGTACTGTCTCCGGTCGTAAGTGGCCGGTATATCGTCTCTAGTGTTTCGTCCGACGCCCACATGTGGAACCTGGTTTTCCTTCAGCTTCTGCTGGAGGAGCGGGGTGGTGAGGTCGTCAACCTCGGCGCCTGCGTTCCCGACGACGTCATTCTGGAGGAATGCCGCCGGGTCAGGCCGGACGTGCTGGTCATCAGCACCGTCAACGGACACGGCCACCTGGACGGGCTGCGGTTGATCCGCAGATTGCGGCAGGACCCGGAACTCGGCGAACTGCGCGTGGTCATCGGCGGAAAACTCGGAATCCGCGGAGCGGAGAACGCCGGATTCAGCGGCGAGTTGATCGAAGGGGGATTCGACGGGGTATTCGAGGCCGACGCGGGACTCCAGGCTTTCGAGGATTTCCTCGCGGTCAGCGGTGAACCGGCCCGGCCGGCGCTGGTCGGATCGCAGGCGGGAGAGGTGTGA
- a CDS encoding MFS transporter: MRTTRNPSTQPRQRPGASWALTVLTVCAFTLGTGEIMIAGLLPRMASDTGVSLATAGLLVSAFALTVVVGGPVLALTCGRVRRRRLVAACMACYAVGNVVSAVAPSYLPLALGRVLAALAHSALMPLFFGLAADVVPAHRRGSAVARVSLGFALAMIAGLPIGTALGQWLGWRATFWAVALLTVAVAVPLAALTPDAPGGEESGSRGELRVLGDRRVRMVTAVTALAAAAAFTAYTYVTPLLTDTAGFRPSAVTVLLLLFGVGGTVGNLVGGKLTDRSVLGGVCAGLAALAGSLLLLGMTAHVPAAAVVCLFGFGAAYYAVIPAVNTRMLDVASGRARTLALTVQSSAFNLGTALGGWLGGRVIAVGAGLRWLPLAGGVVALAALALAAGEAAGERRRSSRGQVCRDRKVTNAM; this comes from the coding sequence ATGCGAACGACACGGAACCCCTCGACCCAACCCCGGCAGCGGCCGGGCGCCTCGTGGGCGCTGACCGTCCTGACGGTGTGCGCCTTCACCCTCGGCACCGGGGAGATCATGATCGCCGGGCTGCTGCCCCGGATGGCGTCGGACACCGGGGTGTCCCTGGCCACCGCCGGGCTGCTGGTGAGCGCCTTCGCGCTGACGGTGGTGGTGGGCGGCCCGGTGCTGGCGCTGACCTGCGGCCGGGTACGCCGCCGCCGGCTGGTGGCGGCCTGCATGGCCTGCTACGCGGTGGGCAACGTGGTCTCCGCGGTGGCCCCCTCCTACCTGCCGTTGGCGCTCGGCCGGGTCCTCGCGGCGCTCGCCCACTCGGCGCTGATGCCGCTGTTCTTCGGGCTGGCCGCGGACGTCGTCCCGGCGCACCGGCGCGGTTCGGCGGTGGCCCGGGTCTCGCTGGGGTTCGCGCTCGCCATGATCGCGGGGTTGCCGATCGGCACCGCGCTCGGCCAGTGGCTCGGCTGGCGCGCCACGTTCTGGGCCGTGGCGCTGCTCACGGTGGCGGTCGCGGTGCCGTTGGCCGCGCTGACCCCGGACGCGCCGGGCGGTGAAGAGTCCGGTTCCCGCGGGGAGTTGAGGGTGCTGGGCGATCGCCGGGTACGGATGGTGACCGCGGTCACCGCGCTCGCCGCCGCCGCGGCGTTCACCGCGTACACCTACGTCACGCCGCTGCTGACCGACACCGCCGGTTTCCGCCCGTCGGCCGTGACGGTGCTCCTGCTGCTGTTCGGTGTCGGCGGTACGGTCGGCAACCTGGTGGGTGGCAAGCTCACCGACCGGTCCGTCCTCGGCGGGGTGTGCGCCGGGCTGGCGGCGCTCGCCGGTTCGCTGCTGCTCCTGGGTATGACGGCACACGTTCCGGCGGCGGCCGTGGTGTGCCTCTTCGGGTTCGGCGCCGCCTACTACGCGGTGATCCCCGCGGTGAACACCCGGATGCTCGACGTCGCCTCCGGCCGGGCCCGCACCCTGGCGCTGACGGTGCAGAGTTCGGCGTTCAACCTCGGCACGGCGCTGGGCGGTTGGCTCGGCGGCCGGGTCATCGCCGTGGGGGCCGGCTTGCGGTGGCTCCCGCTGGCCGGCGGGGTGGTGGCGCTCGCGGCGCTGGCGCTGGCCGCCGGGGAGGCGGCGGGCGAGCGCCGTCGGTCGTCGCGCGGTCAGGTGTGCCGGGACAGGAAGGTGACGAACGCGATGTAG